The genomic DNA CAGGCAGCGTTCCGCTGATCGCGGATATGTCCAGCGACATTCTGTCCCGTCCATTCGATCTTACGCAATTCGGCATGGTATATGCCGGTGCGCAGAAGAATTTGGGGCCGTCCGGCGTAACAGTTGTCATCGCCCGCGAGGAGCTGCTTCAGGATTCGCCGAAGCACCTGCCGACGATGCTGCGCTACGACACACACGCAGGCAACAACTCCCTGTACAACACACCGCCTTCTTTCTCGATCTATATGGTAAACCAAGTGTTGAAATGGATCGAAGAGCAAGGCTCGCTTGAAGGCATCGAGAAGAAGAACCAGGAGAAAGCTGCGCTTCTGTACAACGCGATCGATAATAGCGGCGGATTCTACCGCGGATGTGCAGACACAGGCAGCCGCTCGTTGATGAACGTTACCTTCCGTCTGGCTTCGGAGGAGCTGGAGAAGCAGTTCGTGAAGGAATCCGAGAAAGAAGGCTTCGTCGGCCTGAAGGGACACCGCAGCGTCGGCGGACTGCGCGCATCGATCTACAATGCGGTGCCTTACGACAGCATCAAGGCATTGGTTGATTTCATGGCAGAATTCCAGAAGTCGAACGGATAAGCAGCAGAGGAGCATCCCGCATTTTGTTACTGGATAGGCCCGCAAGGATTTCCAAAGCGGGCTCGTCTAAGCGGGCTTCCCGCTGAACATGGAGGAGGCCTCTCGCCATGCTTATGGCGGGAGGCTTTTTTATTTTTAGGAAACTGAATTCATTGTTATAATAAATATGTGAGAGAAATTTAAAACTGAAACTAGTGAGGAAATAGATGTATGACATTGCATATTGTACTTGTTGAACCGGAAATACCAGCAAACACGGGAAATATCGCGCGCACCTGCGCGGCAACGGGCATTCATCTGCATTTGGTGCGGCCGCTCGGCTTCCGCACGGATGATGCCACCTTAAAGCGTGCCGGGCTTGATTACTGGTATGCGGTAAATATCGAATATCACGATTCATTTCGAGAGGTCGAAGAGAAATACAGCGGCAGCCGCTTCTTCTTTGCGACGACGAAGGCGCAGAAGCGCTATACTGATTTCGCATACCAAGACGGCGATTTCTTCGTGTTCGGTAAAGAAACGAAAGGCCTTCCGGACGAAATTCTGCAGGCTCATCCGGATCAGCTGATCCGGATGCCGATGACGGATAAGGTACGTTCCCTAAATTTATCCAATTCAGCGGCGATCATTGTGTTTGAAGCGCTGCGGCAGTTGGATTTTCCGGGAATGCAATAAGAGCAATGGACACCAAGAACGAAGAGAGGAATTGACCATGCCAAGAACAGAACGAGAGAAAATGTGGCAGGAGAAATGTATGATGCTTCGGACGCGCAGCTGGTAGAGGACAGGCTGCGGGCCAGAAGATTAACCCGTTTGTTTAATAACACGCATGAGGATGAACTGCCTCGCAGAACAGAGTTGCTGGGAGAACTGCTGGGGAAAATGCTTATATTGAGCCGACTTTTCGCTGTGATTACGGCTAGAACATTTCACGTGGGCCGTCAATTTTATGCAAATTTCGACTGCGTTATTTTGGATATTTGCGAAGTGAGAATCGGGGATTACTGCTTCATGGCTCCTGAGCGTGCATATCTACACGGCAACCCATCCGCTTGACCCGCAAGAGCGGAATCCCGGGCTGGAATACGGCAAGCCGGTAACCATCGGCAACATTGTATGGATTGGAGGCCGTGCTGTCATCGTTCCCGGGGTAACAATCGGTGACAACGTAGTCATTGCAGCCGGGGCCGTTGTGACTAGAGACGTTCCTCCTGGTGCTGTTGTAGGAGGAAATCCAGCAAAAATATTAAAATATGTCGAATTAAAGCAGGAATTCTCGGAAAAAGAGCGAAAGATATAGAGAGGGAAGTAGTATTTTCGTTCAACAATGTACATACCATTTTTAGGAGAGGTGTAAGTAAATATGAAACCTGCTGGTGTGGTCCGTAAAGTGGATCAGTTGGGAAGAATCGTTTTGCCCAAGTCGCTGCGTAAGAGGTATCAAATGAATGAGGGAGACCCTGTTGAAATTTTAGTACAGGGAGACCATATCATTTTGGAACGCTATCGTCCAAAATGCGTGTTCTGCGGCTCTATGGAGAGCGTCAGCGACTTCAAGGAACGCTGCATCTGCAATCAATGTCTCGTTGAGATGAACCGCCTCACATAAGTCACGTAGTCAAGGAATATAGGCGTCTGCGCAATGCAGATGTCTATTTTTCGTTGTTCTCTCCGTTTAAATAAGCTTCCCTTGCGGGAAGCTCATTTAAGGTCTTGCTTACAGTCCTTTTGTTTTATCGTTATTATACGACGAGGTCAAAATACCGCAAAGATACAAAGCAAACACCAAAGTCACGATCCAAAATGTCATCGAAAATGAAAACAAAGGTGACACCTCCACATTTAACTGCCTCTTATTATACCCGCCTCTGCCCAAAAAATAAATGCTTATATGATATATTTCATAGATAATGGCTGGAATGGCCTTTTATTTAAAGAACAGGAAATGGGTAGGCACGGGACGCAGCTGGCCATCAGAAGGATTATTGATCACTTTGCCATTCCATACGAGTGATGAGGATCCGCCGCCGTCCAGATTATAAGCGTTCACTACCCCCATGTTATACAGCTTGTCCTGTAATTCCTGCAGCGTGGCTCCCGAGTTGCCATTCTCGTTGTAGCCGTCAATAACTAGAATGATCAACTGGTCGTCCTTATAGTTACCTATGACGGTTCGCGGTGCCCGCAGGGGAGAGGTTTGCCATTTTAATGGAATGGCCGTTTTTTGTCCGTCCTTCAGCAGAATCGGCACGAAGGATGCTCCAAAGGAGGGTTCGAGCCTGTCCAGCTGCGCCTTGTCCTTGAATTTCCCGCCGATCAGTTTGCCGTTCTTATCCATTCCGACGAAGAACAAATCCTTATAGGAGGGCTCAAAGCCGTTCAGGTATTTCCCGTTGAGCATGGTCGTGCTCAGCGGGTAGCGCTTGCCCTTGGAATCTGCAAAACCGCCGGCATTGATTCCCGCAATGGCTCCGTACCGTGAAACGGCTTGCTTTGTCGTCTCCGAGCCGCCGAGCTTGTCGCCGCCGAGCGTCATTTTCATAGCTTCCGGAGACTTCAGCTTCACCTTCACTGCATATCCTTTATAGTTGCCGGGGTTCACTTTATACAGCTCAAGGATGATTCGCTCGCTCTTGATCGTTTCCTTCGGGCTGCCGAGCTTCGCGGTAATGCGCTTGTTATAAATGATTTCCGGTTTGGCTGCCGTATTCTGGGCCGTTTGTACGATTGTTGTCATCGTATTTGTCGTTTTGTGATAAAGCTCAGCCGTCTCGCGAATGGAGGAGATGGTATATTTGGCTGTCTCCTCGGCTTGTTCGAGACCGGACGAAATGGAGCCGAAGGCCTGATCCATCTGTTGAGCATCGGCAGTAATTAATTCTGGCTCGGTCGTCCAGCTGATCTTGGGCCCGCTCAGGATCAACGCGATAAGCAGACCGAACAGAGGGGCGGTCACAAGCAGAAAGAACCGGTTTATTCCTTTGATTTCGGCCATTATTTCAACAATTCCATCTGTTTCTGCAGCTTGGCCAGCTGGTTCTTCACTTCGCTGAGCTGAGAATACAATTTATTGCTGTTATCGGTCTTATCGCTTGCGTTGTCCTTGGTGAAGGTAAGCAGTTCATTGAATGTCTCCACTTTGCTGTTCAACTGCTCCACTTGCTCGGATAACGCCGTCAGCTGGGTCGTATAATCGGCTTTCATGATCTTCGTCTGGGCCTGTATGCGGGCATCGAGCTGATCCAGCATCGATTGCTTCAAATGATTGCTATACATATAAGCGGCGGTGACACCAGCGCCAATGAGTAGAATCCAAATAAGCAGAACGGTTTTTACGGAAGGCCTTCGCGTTCTCCTGCTGGGGAGTGGTTCGGAAGTGGTCATAGGCTCCGTAGAATAAGACAATTTCATCACCTCAACTTAGTAGTTCAAGTTTACATTCTATCACGAGCACTTTTTAATGGCAAAAAACGATAGATTGCTGTATTTGCTTCCTGTTGAATGGAAAATTTGTCCTGCTGTACAATGGCTGAAACGATGAGTCATGGAGGCGGATACATTGGAACGCTGGTTGGATTTGGGGCAAAGAAAGCAGCTATTGCCTTTTGGACAGCAGTTCGGCAGATGGAGCGACGGGACGGAGATGATATCCCTCGCGCTTTGTGGAGGCGACGGCGGGGAAGGCATCGCGGAGCTGGATGCAGTGCTGCGAAGGGCAAGGATGAAGCCGGAGCTTCCTGGTGCCGAAAGCGGAGGCGATCCTCAAGGCTGCCAGCCGCTGCGGGATTGGCTATCGGTCGCCTATACAGAAGAAGAGGGCTGCCGTACGGATTCAAGCCAGCTGCTGCTGACTGGCGGCAGTGCTGAAGCGATGGATATTATCCTGCGCTGGTGCCTGAACATCGGCGGCACAGTGCTGCTGGAGACGCCGGCGTCGCCGGAGATGCTGGAAGCGGTTCGCCAGCAGGGCGGTCAGGCTATTCTCATACCGTGCGATAAAGAAGGGATGCTGATAGAAGCGCTAGCGCGTGAAATTGAGAGAGAGCGGCCGTCGCTTATTTATGTCGCGCCCCGGTACTCCAATCCTTCGGGCCGGGTATGGAGCGAGCAACGTCAGGAGGACCTGCTGCGTTTGGCAGCCCGTCATGCCCTGCTGGTGGTTGAAGATGACTGTGCGGGGGCCATTCCGTTTAGAGGCAAGGCTGCCGGGGATAGGGCCGCAGAGGAACAGGCAGGAGCTGCAGCTGAACCGCAAACGCTGTATCGGCTACGACAGAAGGAGGCTCCCTTATACTCCGGGGCTGAGGTGGTGGGCATCGGGTCATTCCAGGCTACGGCGTTCCCGTCTTTGCCTGTTGCCTGGATCCGGGGCAGCGAGCGCTCGATCCAGGCATTGACCCATATCCGGACCGCCATGCGAAAACGCTTGAAGGCTCCGGCTCTGGAGAAGGCGGCCTATGAGCAGCGTCTCTATGCGCTGCTCAGTGCTCCGGCATTCTCTTGGCCGGAGCATGCCGCGCGGCTGGCGGCGGAGTATGCCGCCCGGCGCGCGGCCATGCTGGAGCAGCTTCGGGAGCAGCCCGCGTGGCATGGCGCCAGCTTTGAAGAGCCGCAGGGCGGGCTCTTCCTCTGGCTGCGCCTGCCGCCGGGCCTGTGCTCCGAAGCGCTGCTCCGCGCGGCGCTGCCGAAGGGCGCCGCGTTCATGCCCGGCGCGCGCTGTTACGCCGCCGGGGCAGAGGCGCCGCCGGATGGGGACGCCATCCGGCTCACGTACGCGGCGCACAGCGCAGAGCGGCTGCGCCGGGGCCTGGCGCGGATCGCGGAGGCGATCGCGGAGTTCACGGCGCGCGGCCTGGGCTGAGCGCAGGCGAAGCTCCGGCGGTGCTTGGCCGTGCCCGGCTGCGGTGCTGGCAGGGCTAAGGCCCTGCTTAACCGTCCACCGGCTCCAAGGCGTCCACCGCCGCCGCTGCCGCCGTCGCGCCCGCTGGCATGCCCTCAATGACGGCGGCATACTCTTGCAGCGCCTTGACGCCGGCCGGTGACAACGCGTAGCGCCCCCGCGCTACCCGGTCGAACCAGCCGTAGTAGTTGCGCTGCAGAATATCCGCCGCCGTGCCAACGCCGCTGCTGGCGCGAACCTCGCGCGGCGCCATGATGCCGCCGTCCCGCAGCGCGCTGGCGACCCTCAGGGCCCGTTCGCGGTAAGCTGTCACCAGCTTCTTCCCATGGCTGCCGCCGACATTGTAGTCCCCGCTTCGCTCATGGAACTCATGCAGCAGGCGTGCTGCACGTGTCTTGACAACTTTTGGGGCGGGGACAAATACTTTATCGCCAGGCGAGCATAACACTTCGATAAACGGGCTTTTTGTTTTATAGCGGGTCACCGTGATCAGGCCGAGCCCAAGCTTGCGGCACAGAAGGGTGATCTCGTTCCACTTCTGATTATGCGCTCCCTTTTTAGGGCGATTGCGCTCTACGGCCAGATATACCTCGCTGCTAAGCTTTTGTCTCTCCAGACCTTGAAGCAGCAGCGAAAGATTGAACGTCTTCTTCAATTCGACGATTAGCGGCTCCTCCTGGTCCGGATGGATGCCGACGAGATCGCAGTGGCGAACCTCGCTGCGAATGACGTAACCCCGCGCCTCAAAAAAGGCTTTCAGCGGAGCATACAATTCGGTCTCATGCTGAACGGCCATGATCCGATCTTCCTTTCTGCAGGTTGCTGGGTGCTAGGATTAAATTATATCATAACCCAGCTTTTGCTATAGAAGGTAGTCAACAATTCCCATTTTTCCGATGAGAATATTTTTTGGCGCTGAAAATGGTCAACTTCTTCCTTCGATCCGCATAGGTATGTAATACGCTTTTTCTAAAAACATAGATTGATCCATCTCCAGTCTGATCTGCTGCTTTACGCAAGCAAAAGCAGTTCAACGCGGTCTGTCCACGGAGTAAACGCGTTGAGATAGACATTTCATTTTACATGGAGGCTCCCGTTAGTTCAGCAAGGATCACCGGTCGGGGAGGCATTTTGCCCCAAGCGGAAGTACAGGAGGTACCGAACATGGACATTTTCAAACGTATTGCAGCTTACCGTGCGGAAAGCGATTCACTGGCATGGAGCGGCACTTTTAAGGATTATATTGAGCTGTTGGCCAAGGATCCCTCCCCTGCTATGACTGCCCATGCCCGAGTATATGAAATGATTGAGTCATACGGAATCGAAGAGGTAAACGGGCACAAGCGGTATAAATTTTTTGAACAGGAAATCTTTGGTCTCGATCAGGCGATCGAAAAGCTGGTTGAGGAGTATTTTCATTCGGCGGCCCGGCGTCTTGATGTGCGCAAGCGGATTTTATTACTGATGGGACCGGTAAGTGGCGGGAAATCTACACTGGTCACCTTGTTAAAAAGAGGGCTGGAGAAATTCTCCCGAACCGACAAAGGTGCGGTTTACGCGATTTCGGGCTGCCCTATGCATGAGGACCCGCTGCATCTTGTCCCGCATGAGCTGCGCCCCGAGGTGGAGCAGGCGTTGAACGTTCGGATTGAAGGCAATTTATGCCCCGTTTGCCAGATGAAGCTGAAGACGGAGTACGGCGGAGATATCGAGCCTGTTGCCGTGGAGAGGGTGCTGCTTACGGAAGAAGGGCGCGTCGGCATTGGCACCTTCAGCCCCTCCGATCCGAAGTCGCAGGACATCGCCGACCTGACGGGGAGCATTGATTTTTCTACCATTACGGAATACGGCTCCGAATCCGACCCGCGGGCCTATCGCTTCGATGGGGAGCTAAACAAGGCTAATCGCGGGATTATGGAGTTTCAGGAGATGCTGAAATGCGACGAGAAGTTCCTCTGGAATCTGCTGTCCCTGACGCAGGAAGGGAATTTCAAGGCTGGCCGGTTTGCGCTGATTAGCGCTGATGAAATGATCATTGCTCACACGAACGAATCGGAATACAGGGCCTTTATTGCGAATAAGAAAAATGAAGCGCTGCAGTCGCGGATGATCGTCATGCCGATCCCTTACAATCTTAAGGTGTCGCAGGAGGAGAAGATTTACGCGAAGCTCATCGGCCAAAGCGACATGAGGCACGTGCATATTGCTCCCCATGCTCTCCGCTCGGCAGCCATATTCTCGGTCTTGACCCGGCTGAAGGAGACGAAAAAACAGGGCGTCGATCTCGTGAAGAAGATGCGCCTGTACGACGGGGAAGAAGTCGAGGGCTATAAGGATGCCGATCTGAAGGAGTTACAGAATGAATATTTGGAGGAGGGCATGTCCGGCGTCGATCCGCGGTACGTCATCAATCGCATATCCAGCGCGCTCATCAAACAGGACTTGCACTGCATGGGAGCGTTGGATATCCTCAGAGCGATTAAGGATGGACTTGATCAGCATGCTTCAATTACAAAGGAGGAGCGCGAGCGATACCTCAATTTTATCAGCATCGCCCGCAAGGAATTCGACGAACTGGCCAAGAAGGAAGTGCAGAAGGCGTTTGTCTACTCTTTTGAAGAGTCGGCAAAAACACTGTTCGAGAACTATCTTGACAACATAGAGGCATTCTGCAACTGGAGCAAAATCCGCGACCCGCTGACCGATGAGGAGCTGGATCCCGACGAGCGGCTGATGCGGTCCATCGAGGAGCAGATCGGCATCTCCGAAAATGCGAAAAAAACATTTCGTGAGGAAATCCTGATCCGGATTTCGGCCTATTCACGGAAAGGGCGTAAATTTCAATACAATCACCATGACCGGCTGAGGGAAGCGATCGAGAAGAAGCTATTCGCTGACCTGAAGGATATCGTCAAAATTACGACGTCCACAAAAACCCCGGACGAAAATCAGCTCAAACGGATCAACGAGGTCAGTAAGCGGCTGATCGATGAGCACGGCTATTGC from Paenibacillus woosongensis includes the following:
- a CDS encoding maltose acetyltransferase domain-containing protein, whose product is MAGEMYDASDAQLVEDRLRARRLTRLFNNTHEDELPRRTELLGELLGKMLILSRLFAVITARTFHVGRQFYANFDCVILDICEVRIGDYCFMAPERAYLHGNPSA
- a CDS encoding PrkA family serine protein kinase, producing the protein MDIFKRIAAYRAESDSLAWSGTFKDYIELLAKDPSPAMTAHARVYEMIESYGIEEVNGHKRYKFFEQEIFGLDQAIEKLVEEYFHSAARRLDVRKRILLLMGPVSGGKSTLVTLLKRGLEKFSRTDKGAVYAISGCPMHEDPLHLVPHELRPEVEQALNVRIEGNLCPVCQMKLKTEYGGDIEPVAVERVLLTEEGRVGIGTFSPSDPKSQDIADLTGSIDFSTITEYGSESDPRAYRFDGELNKANRGIMEFQEMLKCDEKFLWNLLSLTQEGNFKAGRFALISADEMIIAHTNESEYRAFIANKKNEALQSRMIVMPIPYNLKVSQEEKIYAKLIGQSDMRHVHIAPHALRSAAIFSVLTRLKETKKQGVDLVKKMRLYDGEEVEGYKDADLKELQNEYLEEGMSGVDPRYVINRISSALIKQDLHCMGALDILRAIKDGLDQHASITKEERERYLNFISIARKEFDELAKKEVQKAFVYSFEESAKTLFENYLDNIEAFCNWSKIRDPLTDEELDPDERLMRSIEEQIGISENAKKTFREEILIRISAYSRKGRKFQYNHHDRLREAIEKKLFADLKDIVKITTSTKTPDENQLKRINEVSKRLIDEHGYCPVCANELLRYVGSLLNR
- a CDS encoding aminotransferase class I/II-fold pyridoxal phosphate-dependent enzyme — protein: MERWLDLGQRKQLLPFGQQFGRWSDGTEMISLALCGGDGGEGIAELDAVLRRARMKPELPGAESGGDPQGCQPLRDWLSVAYTEEEGCRTDSSQLLLTGGSAEAMDIILRWCLNIGGTVLLETPASPEMLEAVRQQGGQAILIPCDKEGMLIEALAREIERERPSLIYVAPRYSNPSGRVWSEQRQEDLLRLAARHALLVVEDDCAGAIPFRGKAAGDRAAEEQAGAAAEPQTLYRLRQKEAPLYSGAEVVGIGSFQATAFPSLPVAWIRGSERSIQALTHIRTAMRKRLKAPALEKAAYEQRLYALLSAPAFSWPEHAARLAAEYAARRAAMLEQLREQPAWHGASFEEPQGGLFLWLRLPPGLCSEALLRAALPKGAAFMPGARCYAAGAEAPPDGDAIRLTYAAHSAERLRRGLARIAEAIAEFTARGLG
- a CDS encoding phosphodiester glycosidase family protein, with protein sequence MMAEIKGINRFFLLVTAPLFGLLIALILSGPKISWTTEPELITADAQQMDQAFGSISSGLEQAEETAKYTISSIRETAELYHKTTNTMTTIVQTAQNTAAKPEIIYNKRITAKLGSPKETIKSERIILELYKVNPGNYKGYAVKVKLKSPEAMKMTLGGDKLGGSETTKQAVSRYGAIAGINAGGFADSKGKRYPLSTTMLNGKYLNGFEPSYKDLFFVGMDKNGKLIGGKFKDKAQLDRLEPSFGASFVPILLKDGQKTAIPLKWQTSPLRAPRTVIGNYKDDQLIILVIDGYNENGNSGATLQELQDKLYNMGVVNAYNLDGGGSSSLVWNGKVINNPSDGQLRPVPTHFLFFK
- a CDS encoding DUF2161 domain-containing phosphodiesterase; this translates as MAVQHETELYAPLKAFFEARGYVIRSEVRHCDLVGIHPDQEEPLIVELKKTFNLSLLLQGLERQKLSSEVYLAVERNRPKKGAHNQKWNEITLLCRKLGLGLITVTRYKTKSPFIEVLCSPGDKVFVPAPKVVKTRAARLLHEFHERSGDYNVGGSHGKKLVTAYRERALRVASALRDGGIMAPREVRASSGVGTAADILQRNYYGWFDRVARGRYALSPAGVKALQEYAAVIEGMPAGATAAAAAVDALEPVDG
- the serC gene encoding 3-phosphoserine/phosphohydroxythreonine transaminase produces the protein MSKRAYNFNAGPAALPLEVLERAQAEFVDYRGTGMSIMEMSHRGAVYEETHNEAASRLLKLLGNPEGYKVLFLQGGASTQFSMIPMNFLTEGKTAGYVMTGSWAGKAIKEAKLIGEVFEAASSKESKFMDLPDLSNLKLPDNAAYLHVTSNETIEGTQFKSFPDTGSVPLIADMSSDILSRPFDLTQFGMVYAGAQKNLGPSGVTVVIAREELLQDSPKHLPTMLRYDTHAGNNSLYNTPPSFSIYMVNQVLKWIEEQGSLEGIEKKNQEKAALLYNAIDNSGGFYRGCADTGSRSLMNVTFRLASEELEKQFVKESEKEGFVGLKGHRSVGGLRASIYNAVPYDSIKALVDFMAEFQKSNG
- a CDS encoding AbrB/MazE/SpoVT family DNA-binding domain-containing protein, coding for MKPAGVVRKVDQLGRIVLPKSLRKRYQMNEGDPVEILVQGDHIILERYRPKCVFCGSMESVSDFKERCICNQCLVEMNRLT
- the trmL gene encoding tRNA (uridine(34)/cytosine(34)/5-carboxymethylaminomethyluridine(34)-2'-O)-methyltransferase TrmL gives rise to the protein MTLHIVLVEPEIPANTGNIARTCAATGIHLHLVRPLGFRTDDATLKRAGLDYWYAVNIEYHDSFREVEEKYSGSRFFFATTKAQKRYTDFAYQDGDFFVFGKETKGLPDEILQAHPDQLIRMPMTDKVRSLNLSNSAAIIVFEALRQLDFPGMQ